A genomic window from Astatotilapia calliptera chromosome 12, fAstCal1.2, whole genome shotgun sequence includes:
- the LOC113034418 gene encoding ras-related protein Rab-27B-like isoform X2 — protein MANWDYDYLIKLLALGDSGVGKTTFLYRYTDNKFNRKFTTTVGIDFREKRVVYTGTGVDGATEKNFKVHLQLWDTAGQERFRSLTTAFFRDAMGFLLMFDLTNQQSFLNVRNWMSQLQANAYCESPDVVLVGTKADVRDMRSVHARQARDLADRYGIPYFETSAVTGADVDLAVTTLLNLVMKRMEQSTYGGQGSEPNGSPVSSHEVEEASVRSRCAC, from the exons ATGGCTAACTGGGACTATGACTATCTGATCAAGCTGCTGGCTCTGGGGGACTCAGGAGTGGGAAAGACCACCTTCCTCTACAGGTACACTGACAACAAGTTCAACCGCAAATTCACAACCACAGTGGGCATCGACTTCAGGGAAAAGAGAGTG GTTTATACGGGGACAGGTGTAGATGGGGCAACTGAGAAGAACTTCAAAGTTCACCTTCAGCTCTGGGACACAGCAGGACAAGAGAG GTTCCGCAGCCTCACCACAGCTTTCTTCCGAGATGCCATGGGCTTCCTGTTGATGTTTGACTTGACCAATCAGCAAAGTTTCCTCAATGTCAGAAACTGGATGA GTCAGCTGCAGGCCAACGCGTACTGTGAGAGTCCAGATGTGGTGTTGGTGGGTACCAAGGCAGACGTCAGAGACATGAGAAGTGTTCACGCCAGGCAAGCCAGAGATCTGGCAGACAGATATGG CATCCCGTACTTTGAGACGAGTGCAGTGACGGGTGCTGATGTGGACCTGGCGGTGACCACCCTGCTGAATTTGGTGATGAAGAGGATGGAGCAGAGCACATACGGGGGCCAAGGCTCAGAACCCAATGGCAGCCCCGTCTCCAGCCATGAAGTGGAGGAGGCATCTGTGAGGAGCAGGTGTGCCTGCTGA
- the LOC113034416 gene encoding sia-alpha-2,3-Gal-beta-1,4-GlcNAc-R:alpha 2,8-sialyltransferase-like — protein MVRIAKALGLVILCVAVLILSLISYVSLRKDSLFSSSKYYMGGPRIMFHAGFRSQFAMNFLDPSFIPLTNALNEELQGKPSKWKFNKTAFYHQRKDIFNYIDIPNNFSLTKNSVRVGQLMHFDYSSHKYVFSISNNFKSLLPDTSPILNKHYSMCAVVGNSGILTGSHCGPEIDQADFVFRCNFAPTDIYSKDVGKKTNLTTFNPSILERYYNNLLTIQDRNNFFLNLKKLEGAILWIPAFFLHTSATVTRTLVDFFVEHKGQLKIELAWPGNIMHDVNKYWKTKNLSPKRLSTGILMYTLASAICDEIHLYGFWPFGWDPNTGKDLPYHYYDKKGTKFTTKWQETHQLPSEFKLLYKLHREGVIKLSLTHCS, from the exons ATGGTCCGCATCGCCAAGGCCCTGGGTTTGGTTATTCTGTGCGTCGCCGTGCTCATTTTATCCCTCATCAGCTACGTGTCTCTGAGAAAAGAcagcctcttctcctcctccaaaTACTACATGGGAGGCCCGAGGATTATGTTTCATGCAGGCTTTCG GTCTCAGTTCGCCATGAATTTCCTGGACCCCTCTTTCATCCCCTTAACTAATGCCCTAAACGAAGAGCTCCAAGGAAAACCGTCCAAATGGAAGTTCAACAAGACAGCTTTTTATCATCAGAG gaaagaTATCTTCAACTACATCGACATTCCCAACAACTTTTCCCTTACGAAGAACAGCGTGCGTGTTGGCCAGCTGATGCACTTTGACTACTCCAGCCACAAGTATGTTTTCTCCATCAGTAACAACTTCAAATCCCTGCTTCCCGACACCTCTCCCATCCTCAATAAGCACTACAGCATGTGTGCCGTGGTGGGAAATAGTGGCATTCTTACCGGCAGCCACTGTGGCCCTGAAATTGACCAAGCCGATTTTGTCTTCCGCTGCAACTTTGCCCCCACCGACATCTACTCCAAGGATGTAGGCAAGAAGACCAACCTGACCACCTTTAACCCCAGCATCCTGGAGAGGTATTACAATAACCTGCTGACCATTCAAGACAGAAATAATTTCTTCCTCAACCTAAAGAAACTGGAGGGAGCCATCCTGTGGATCCCTGCCTTCTTCCTTCATACCTCAGCTACAGTAACTCGGACCTTGGTGGATTTCTTTGTGGAGCACAAGGGACAGCTGAAGATTGAACTGGCCTGGCCAGGAAATATCATGCACGACGTGAACAA aTACTGGAAGACTAAAAACCTCTCTCCCAAGCGTCTCAGCACTGGTATTCTCATGTACACCCTGGCCTCAGCAATATGTGACGAGATCCACCTCTACGGCTTCTGGCCCTTTGGCTGGGACCCCAACACAGGCAAGGATCTGCCGTACCACTACTACGACAAGAAAGGGACCAAATTCACCACTAAGTGGCAGGAAACCCACCAGCTGCCCAGCGAGTTCAAGCTGCTCTACAAGCTGCACAGGGAAGGCGTGATCAAACTCAGCTTGACGCACTGCTCTTAG
- the LOC113034418 gene encoding ras-related protein Rab-27B-like isoform X1, with amino-acid sequence MCLSSHGLGHVKTSKVLYCELNSVAGSALSCTMANWDYDYLIKLLALGDSGVGKTTFLYRYTDNKFNRKFTTTVGIDFREKRVVYTGTGVDGATEKNFKVHLQLWDTAGQERFRSLTTAFFRDAMGFLLMFDLTNQQSFLNVRNWMSQLQANAYCESPDVVLVGTKADVRDMRSVHARQARDLADRYGIPYFETSAVTGADVDLAVTTLLNLVMKRMEQSTYGGQGSEPNGSPVSSHEVEEASVRSRCAC; translated from the exons ATGTGTCTCAGCTCTCATGGTTTGGGACATGTGAAAACCAGCAAAGTGTTGTACTGTGAGCTAAACTCTGTGGCAGGTTCGGCACTCAGCTGTACAATGGCTAACTGGGACTATGACTATCTGATCAAGCTGCTGGCTCTGGGGGACTCAGGAGTGGGAAAGACCACCTTCCTCTACAGGTACACTGACAACAAGTTCAACCGCAAATTCACAACCACAGTGGGCATCGACTTCAGGGAAAAGAGAGTG GTTTATACGGGGACAGGTGTAGATGGGGCAACTGAGAAGAACTTCAAAGTTCACCTTCAGCTCTGGGACACAGCAGGACAAGAGAG GTTCCGCAGCCTCACCACAGCTTTCTTCCGAGATGCCATGGGCTTCCTGTTGATGTTTGACTTGACCAATCAGCAAAGTTTCCTCAATGTCAGAAACTGGATGA GTCAGCTGCAGGCCAACGCGTACTGTGAGAGTCCAGATGTGGTGTTGGTGGGTACCAAGGCAGACGTCAGAGACATGAGAAGTGTTCACGCCAGGCAAGCCAGAGATCTGGCAGACAGATATGG CATCCCGTACTTTGAGACGAGTGCAGTGACGGGTGCTGATGTGGACCTGGCGGTGACCACCCTGCTGAATTTGGTGATGAAGAGGATGGAGCAGAGCACATACGGGGGCCAAGGCTCAGAACCCAATGGCAGCCCCGTCTCCAGCCATGAAGTGGAGGAGGCATCTGTGAGGAGCAGGTGTGCCTGCTGA
- the LOC113034418 gene encoding ras-related protein Rab-27B-like isoform X3 has translation MFSFSPRRLLLALGDSGVGKTTFLYRYTDNKFNRKFTTTVGIDFREKRVVYTGTGVDGATEKNFKVHLQLWDTAGQERFRSLTTAFFRDAMGFLLMFDLTNQQSFLNVRNWMSQLQANAYCESPDVVLVGTKADVRDMRSVHARQARDLADRYGIPYFETSAVTGADVDLAVTTLLNLVMKRMEQSTYGGQGSEPNGSPVSSHEVEEASVRSRCAC, from the exons atgttttcattttctccacgTAGACTG CTGCTGGCTCTGGGGGACTCAGGAGTGGGAAAGACCACCTTCCTCTACAGGTACACTGACAACAAGTTCAACCGCAAATTCACAACCACAGTGGGCATCGACTTCAGGGAAAAGAGAGTG GTTTATACGGGGACAGGTGTAGATGGGGCAACTGAGAAGAACTTCAAAGTTCACCTTCAGCTCTGGGACACAGCAGGACAAGAGAG GTTCCGCAGCCTCACCACAGCTTTCTTCCGAGATGCCATGGGCTTCCTGTTGATGTTTGACTTGACCAATCAGCAAAGTTTCCTCAATGTCAGAAACTGGATGA GTCAGCTGCAGGCCAACGCGTACTGTGAGAGTCCAGATGTGGTGTTGGTGGGTACCAAGGCAGACGTCAGAGACATGAGAAGTGTTCACGCCAGGCAAGCCAGAGATCTGGCAGACAGATATGG CATCCCGTACTTTGAGACGAGTGCAGTGACGGGTGCTGATGTGGACCTGGCGGTGACCACCCTGCTGAATTTGGTGATGAAGAGGATGGAGCAGAGCACATACGGGGGCCAAGGCTCAGAACCCAATGGCAGCCCCGTCTCCAGCCATGAAGTGGAGGAGGCATCTGTGAGGAGCAGGTGTGCCTGCTGA